The Balnearium lithotrophicum genome contains a region encoding:
- a CDS encoding bifunctional diguanylate cyclase/phosphodiesterase: MLNFAVCSHVVETKKEFSFWRKFSDFFSRKLNTKIEIVTFENYLEEKNKALKASYDIYYSNPVISYTLYKRGYKPIARFRNKKDNFVVIGYKKFFENSNTVITTYVETNLLPVLIIENFDFLRTNVAFSKNQSEVYKRVKEGVADFGIMYEETYLEIEDSNKPPVILKINSNLEHTLMVKPEHYEKIKEYVEKFDELKRITEDEFLEGLTEKLPIISFLKTKEIFDIAKAVYHNPYVGIAIYKDTIVYASENIQRILGYSLDELKKLRPQDIVVENYREVVEKAYNKRLKGEFFFKGYEYVKLRTKSGNYIYAFVFSSTILYQNSYAGLLFIIDVTKEVLFRKFYSILRNVNRAIISVLTERELFEVICRTLKKELEIKFAWIGVIDEKTKKFKKIYKCGQDDRYLEVFNVSIDKSILNTEDFTIKAYEEGEIVLNPSVEKGKERWKSEMLKRNFLSSVSVPIMKNGKVYAVLNIYSPISRFFDDSYRSLFEELSNDLSFALEKIDSIKKSVVLENSIEKATEWVIITDKNGKIEYVNDYVCEISGYSKEELLGKRPSIFKSGYHSEEFYRKLWETISSGKEFSAVFVNRAKSGKLFYLEQKIVPVTLPDGESRFVGIGRDITTERILLEENERLKYYDILTGLYNFNGFSVHVEDFLNKNPDTLSALLILDIANFSYINKTFGSDFGDEVLRKVTEILRSNFKREDIVGRIGGDEFGIFLKDLSDKRDLFLIIERVKDILNRYIPLKVGNRELNLVIHGGIAVYPDDGRTFKELLQNATVALKAAKRSKGSDIRIFNKSLEKEIGSFLVVDNLLFNAVRKELFLFHYQPYFNVKSKELVGFEALVRIRDENGILHYPGEFIDVLEQSNYLNPFREWALKEVSEKIKRWKRPISVNISARTFKNPNFPKQILEYVKELPAPMVLEITERLYMSEVEKSKEIIKELRKCKNLKISIDDFGTGYSSLSYLMDIDADTIKIDISFVRKMVKDERSRIIVKAIVTLAKELNMKTVAEGVETEEQFEIVKSMGIDYVQGFFFSKPLPEEEVGKLLGN, from the coding sequence ATGCTAAATTTTGCTGTTTGCTCCCACGTTGTAGAGACTAAGAAGGAATTTTCATTCTGGAGGAAATTTTCAGACTTCTTCTCGAGGAAATTAAACACAAAAATTGAAATAGTTACTTTTGAAAACTATTTAGAGGAAAAAAATAAAGCTCTAAAGGCAAGTTATGATATCTATTATTCAAATCCTGTGATTTCCTATACTTTATACAAGAGAGGTTACAAGCCTATTGCAAGATTCAGGAATAAAAAGGACAACTTCGTAGTAATTGGATACAAGAAATTTTTTGAGAATTCAAACACAGTAATAACAACGTACGTAGAAACAAATTTACTTCCTGTACTGATAATTGAAAACTTTGACTTTTTAAGGACAAACGTTGCATTTTCCAAGAATCAAAGTGAAGTTTACAAAAGAGTAAAGGAAGGTGTCGCTGATTTTGGAATAATGTACGAGGAGACCTATTTAGAGATAGAGGATAGCAACAAACCCCCTGTTATTCTAAAAATAAATTCAAACTTAGAACACACCTTAATGGTTAAACCTGAGCACTATGAAAAAATTAAAGAATATGTAGAAAAGTTTGATGAGCTGAAGAGAATAACGGAAGATGAGTTTCTTGAAGGTTTAACGGAAAAACTTCCAATTATTTCATTTTTAAAAACTAAGGAAATTTTTGATATTGCAAAGGCCGTTTACCACAATCCTTACGTTGGTATTGCAATTTACAAAGATACCATAGTCTATGCAAGTGAAAACATTCAGAGGATTTTAGGATATTCCTTGGATGAATTAAAAAAACTTAGACCTCAAGACATTGTAGTAGAAAACTATAGAGAGGTAGTAGAAAAGGCATACAACAAGAGATTAAAGGGGGAATTCTTCTTTAAAGGTTACGAGTACGTTAAGTTGAGGACAAAAAGTGGGAATTACATATACGCTTTTGTATTTTCAAGTACGATACTCTACCAAAACTCATATGCAGGTCTTCTTTTTATAATTGATGTAACTAAAGAGGTTTTATTTAGAAAGTTCTACAGTATCTTAAGGAACGTGAACAGAGCAATCATATCGGTTCTTACAGAGAGGGAGCTCTTCGAGGTTATCTGTCGCACTCTTAAAAAGGAGTTAGAAATTAAATTTGCATGGATTGGTGTTATTGATGAAAAAACAAAGAAGTTTAAGAAGATATATAAATGTGGTCAAGATGACAGGTATTTAGAAGTTTTTAACGTTTCTATAGATAAGAGTATCTTAAATACAGAAGATTTTACGATTAAAGCTTACGAAGAAGGGGAAATTGTCCTAAATCCCTCTGTTGAGAAAGGAAAAGAACGTTGGAAAAGTGAAATGTTAAAGAGGAATTTTCTATCATCTGTTTCCGTTCCTATAATGAAAAACGGTAAAGTTTATGCTGTTTTAAACATATACTCACCTATTTCCCGTTTCTTTGATGATTCTTATAGGAGTTTGTTTGAAGAACTAAGCAACGATTTAAGTTTTGCTCTTGAGAAAATAGATAGCATTAAGAAATCCGTTGTTTTGGAGAACTCAATAGAAAAGGCCACGGAGTGGGTAATAATTACAGATAAAAATGGAAAGATTGAGTATGTAAACGATTATGTATGCGAAATATCGGGATACTCCAAAGAGGAACTTTTAGGTAAAAGGCCAAGTATCTTCAAGTCGGGTTATCACAGTGAGGAATTTTATAGAAAACTCTGGGAAACAATTTCTTCTGGAAAAGAGTTTAGTGCTGTATTTGTAAATAGAGCCAAATCAGGGAAACTCTTTTATTTGGAACAGAAGATAGTTCCTGTAACCCTTCCCGACGGAGAGTCAAGGTTTGTTGGAATTGGAAGGGATATAACGACAGAGAGAATTCTCCTTGAGGAGAACGAGAGGTTAAAGTACTACGACATTCTAACGGGACTTTATAACTTTAATGGCTTTTCTGTCCACGTGGAGGATTTCTTAAATAAAAATCCCGACACTTTGTCTGCTCTTTTGATTTTGGATATAGCCAATTTTTCTTACATTAATAAAACTTTTGGCTCAGATTTTGGTGATGAAGTTTTAAGGAAAGTTACAGAAATCTTAAGAAGTAACTTTAAAAGAGAAGATATAGTTGGAAGAATAGGGGGAGATGAATTTGGAATATTTCTCAAAGATTTGTCAGATAAGAGGGATTTATTCTTAATTATTGAAAGGGTTAAGGATATCCTTAACCGGTACATCCCTTTAAAAGTTGGAAATAGAGAGTTGAACTTAGTCATTCATGGAGGAATTGCCGTTTATCCAGACGATGGAAGAACGTTTAAAGAGCTCTTACAGAATGCAACTGTTGCCTTGAAGGCAGCTAAAAGGAGCAAAGGTAGTGACATAAGAATTTTTAACAAGAGTTTGGAAAAGGAGATAGGTTCATTTTTAGTTGTAGACAATCTCCTATTTAATGCGGTAAGAAAGGAGTTATTTTTATTCCACTATCAGCCTTACTTTAATGTAAAAAGTAAAGAACTTGTCGGTTTTGAGGCACTTGTAAGGATAAGGGATGAAAATGGTATCCTTCACTATCCCGGTGAATTTATAGACGTTCTTGAGCAGTCTAACTATCTAAATCCATTTAGAGAATGGGCTTTAAAGGAAGTTTCAGAAAAGATAAAGAGGTGGAAAAGACCTATAAGTGTAAATATTTCTGCAAGAACGTTTAAAAATCCGAACTTTCCTAAACAGATTTTGGAGTATGTAAAGGAGCTCCCTGCTCCAATGGTTCTTGAAATAACAGAAAGGCTCTACATGTCTGAGGTGGAAAAATCGAAGGAAATTATTAAAGAACTTAGAAAGTGTAAGAACTTAAAAATTTCAATAGACGATTTTGGAACCGGATACTCCTCCCTTTCCTACTTAATGGATATAGATGCAGATACTATAAAAATAGACATATCGTTTGTGAGAAAAATGGTTAAGGATGAACGTTCAAGGATTATAGTAAAGGCAATAGTAACATTGGCAAAGGAACTTAACATGAAAACTGTAGCAGAAGGGGTAGAAACTGAAGAGCAGTTTGAAATAGTAAAGAGTATGGGAATTGATTACGTTCAGGGATTTTTCTTCTCTAAACCGCTTCCCGAGGAGGAAGTTGGTAAGCTACTCGGAAATTAA
- a CDS encoding ArnT family glycosyltransferase, translating into MEKWEDKFFKWFSLFLLFALLINVGTLVLIHEEPRRGIITFEMLKSNNFLQPTVLGVPYFKKPPLHEWITSLLSLPFGVSETTLRLPSAIAVFLTSFTLFFLLKNFLGRRGALFSSLIYPTFFVVLFGYSTKCEPDTIFTLFVTLSILLFFYFFEKKREFTAWFLGYFFTSLALLTKGLPAVQFFLFFLFSYFLINRNFKKLLSINHLIGLLAGIFPFLLWLLSVNTDQAIKTLFSEVLSRAPGKVNFLHAVKNYTTYPFRFLLSTFPWSFIFLYYIFKRRINWRTEDNLIKVFSITFLLDTLLYWVFPGSRLRYLMPALPLFSVILSQFFLKEKLIHKRAKEILRFTVEILVPLGIVAGVLITGYPSLILKETLIFLIFLYGIYFFFLPRFNFSYVVILISVLMVILRGFYSSYYYPIAEYKYPPVRITAKQIARDTEKYELFTKTTYLQLCFYVEKYKNKVLYFVENPPEDSLFLSQRREGNVLKEYNLGKHRFFLCSYGIKSLRQ; encoded by the coding sequence CCCTTCTAATAAACGTAGGAACACTGGTTTTGATTCACGAGGAGCCAAGAAGGGGAATAATCACCTTTGAAATGCTAAAGAGTAACAACTTTCTCCAGCCGACCGTTTTAGGAGTTCCTTACTTTAAAAAGCCTCCCTTACACGAATGGATTACTTCGCTCCTTTCCCTCCCCTTTGGAGTTTCTGAAACAACGTTGAGACTCCCTTCGGCCATTGCCGTATTCTTAACCTCCTTTACACTCTTTTTCCTTCTGAAAAACTTTTTGGGCAGGAGAGGAGCTCTCTTTTCATCCCTCATATATCCAACCTTCTTCGTTGTCCTCTTTGGATACTCAACAAAGTGTGAACCAGATACTATTTTTACCCTGTTTGTAACGCTCTCTATACTCCTATTCTTCTACTTCTTTGAGAAGAAGAGGGAATTTACAGCTTGGTTTTTGGGTTACTTTTTTACATCCCTTGCCCTTTTAACAAAGGGGCTCCCTGCAGTCCAATTTTTCCTCTTTTTTCTGTTCTCCTACTTTCTTATAAACAGAAATTTCAAAAAGCTCCTCTCAATAAATCACCTAATCGGCCTTTTGGCAGGAATTTTTCCCTTTCTTCTCTGGCTCCTTTCAGTTAACACAGACCAAGCTATTAAAACTCTCTTTTCTGAGGTTCTTTCGAGAGCTCCCGGCAAAGTTAACTTTTTACACGCAGTAAAGAACTACACTACTTATCCCTTTAGATTTCTACTTTCGACATTTCCTTGGTCATTCATTTTCCTTTACTACATTTTTAAGAGGAGAATAAATTGGAGGACAGAGGATAATTTAATAAAGGTCTTCTCTATCACCTTTCTCTTGGATACCCTTCTTTACTGGGTTTTTCCCGGAAGCAGACTGAGATACCTTATGCCTGCTCTACCTCTATTTTCAGTAATCCTGTCTCAATTCTTCCTTAAAGAAAAGCTCATACACAAGAGGGCCAAAGAGATACTGAGATTTACCGTTGAAATTTTGGTTCCACTTGGAATTGTTGCTGGTGTTTTAATCACAGGGTATCCTTCACTGATTTTAAAGGAAACACTGATATTTCTTATTTTTCTCTACGGAATTTATTTCTTTTTTCTTCCAAGGTTCAACTTTTCCTACGTAGTTATTCTCATTTCTGTACTAATGGTTATTTTAAGGGGATTTTACAGTTCCTACTACTATCCTATTGCAGAGTACAAGTATCCTCCCGTTAGAATTACTGCTAAACAGATAGCAAGGGATACAGAGAAATATGAACTTTTTACGAAAACGACCTATTTACAGCTCTGTTTTTACGTTGAAAAGTACAAAAATAAGGTCTTATACTTTGTAGAGAATCCTCCCGAAGATTCCCTCTTTCTGTCTCAAAGGAGGGAAGGAAATGTTTTAAAGGAGTATAATTTAGGAAAACACAGGTTTTTTCTGTGCTCTTACGGAATAAAATCTCTGAGGCAATGA
- a CDS encoding SIR2 family NAD-dependent protein deacylase, protein MKEKLIKILKEVKKVVLLSGAGLSAESGIPTFRGKDGLWNKFNPTELATPEAFFQNPQLVWKWYIWRMHLIANSNPNPAHYAISKMEKVFPHFIHVTQNVDGLHREAGNRKFLELHGYIFDGKCRYCGALYPEKEFSVIFPLSSREFLKKISEEKLKEDVFRKIDGGELPICPKCGEVVGPGVVWFGESLPENVLEKAILFSENCELFITVGTSAVVQPAASLPLIAKKRGALLVEINPEETPISKYCDFTFRESASSVLPDLISE, encoded by the coding sequence ATGAAAGAAAAGCTAATCAAAATTCTAAAAGAGGTAAAAAAGGTCGTTCTTCTGTCAGGTGCCGGTTTAAGTGCAGAGAGCGGAATTCCTACATTTAGAGGTAAAGACGGCCTTTGGAACAAGTTTAACCCGACAGAACTCGCAACCCCAGAGGCCTTTTTTCAAAATCCGCAGCTTGTCTGGAAGTGGTACATTTGGAGAATGCACCTTATAGCAAATTCCAACCCCAACCCTGCCCACTATGCCATTTCTAAAATGGAAAAAGTTTTTCCCCATTTTATTCATGTAACCCAAAACGTTGATGGACTCCACAGGGAAGCCGGAAATAGGAAGTTTCTGGAGCTCCACGGCTACATTTTTGACGGAAAGTGCAGATACTGTGGGGCTCTCTATCCTGAAAAGGAGTTTTCTGTTATCTTTCCTCTCTCAAGCAGGGAGTTTTTAAAGAAAATTTCCGAAGAGAAATTAAAAGAGGATGTATTCAGGAAAATTGATGGTGGGGAGCTCCCAATTTGTCCAAAGTGTGGAGAAGTTGTCGGGCCAGGTGTCGTCTGGTTTGGAGAGAGCCTGCCGGAGAATGTCCTTGAAAAAGCAATTCTATTTTCTGAAAACTGTGAGCTCTTTATAACTGTTGGAACTTCTGCAGTAGTTCAACCAGCAGCATCACTCCCTTTAATTGCGAAGAAAAGAGGAGCTTTACTTGTTGAGATTAATCCTGAGGAAACTCCCATTTCTAAATACTGTGACTTTACTTTTCGGGAATCAGCTTCCTCTGTTCTTCCCGACTTAATTTCCGAGTAG